One part of the Mycobacterium marinum genome encodes these proteins:
- a CDS encoding permease, whose product MAGTVLGAVGHALALTGSMTWEILWALILGFTLSAMVQAVVRRSTIVALMGNDKPRTLAVAAGLGAASSSCSYAAVALARSLFRKGANFTAAMAFEIGSTNLVVELGIILALLMGWQFTAAEFVGGPLMIIVLAVLFRLFVRTRLIDAAREQAERGIAGSMEGHAAMDMSVGGEDSFLRRLFSRRAFTSVSHVFVMEWAAILRDLVLGLVIAGAIAAWVPETFWQNFFLANHPNLSVVWGPLVGPVVAIVSFVCSIGNVPLAAVLWNGGISFGGVIAFIFADLLILPILNIYRKYYGTKMMLTLLGTFYVSMVVAGYLIELIFGAANLIPRQRSATVLHAGISWNYTTWLNIIFLGIAAVLVTRFITSGGMPMLRMMGGSPEAEGHQHGHQCH is encoded by the coding sequence GTGGCGGGCACAGTATTGGGAGCGGTCGGCCATGCACTGGCCCTGACCGGATCGATGACCTGGGAAATCTTGTGGGCGCTGATCTTGGGCTTCACGTTGTCGGCGATGGTGCAGGCCGTGGTGCGCCGCTCGACGATCGTTGCTTTGATGGGCAACGACAAACCGCGCACGCTTGCGGTTGCCGCCGGACTGGGCGCCGCTTCGTCGTCCTGCTCCTACGCCGCGGTGGCGCTGGCACGATCACTGTTTCGCAAGGGCGCGAACTTCACCGCGGCCATGGCGTTTGAGATAGGTTCCACCAACCTGGTCGTCGAGCTGGGCATCATCCTGGCGTTGTTGATGGGCTGGCAGTTCACCGCCGCGGAGTTCGTCGGTGGCCCGCTGATGATCATCGTGTTGGCCGTGTTGTTCCGGCTGTTCGTACGCACCCGGCTCATCGACGCGGCCCGCGAGCAGGCCGAACGCGGGATCGCTGGCTCCATGGAAGGTCACGCCGCCATGGACATGTCGGTGGGCGGCGAGGACTCGTTTCTGCGCCGGCTGTTCTCCCGCCGCGCCTTCACCTCGGTGTCGCACGTGTTCGTGATGGAGTGGGCGGCAATTCTGCGCGACCTCGTTCTCGGTCTGGTGATCGCCGGCGCAATCGCGGCTTGGGTTCCCGAAACTTTCTGGCAGAACTTCTTTTTGGCGAATCATCCGAACTTGTCGGTGGTGTGGGGACCGCTCGTTGGCCCCGTCGTCGCGATCGTCTCTTTCGTCTGCTCGATCGGCAATGTGCCACTTGCCGCGGTGCTGTGGAACGGTGGCATCAGCTTCGGCGGTGTCATCGCCTTCATCTTCGCCGACCTGCTGATCCTGCCGATCTTGAACATCTACCGGAAGTACTACGGGACGAAGATGATGCTGACCCTGCTGGGCACCTTCTATGTCTCGATGGTCGTCGCTGGATACCTGATCGAACTCATCTTTGGCGCGGCGAACTTGATTCCTCGACAGCGCAGCGCCACGGTCCTGCACGCGGGCATTTCGTGGAACTACACCACCTGGCTCAACATCATCTTTCTCGGAATCGCGGCAGTGCTGGTGACTCGCTTCATCACCAGTGGCGGCATGCCGATGCTGCGTATGATGGGCGGCTCTCCCGAAGCCGAAGGCCACCAACACGGCCATCAGTGTCACTAG
- the purU gene encoding formyltetrahydrofolate deformylase, producing MSQNFPPPPGGPPPPADIGRLLLRCHDHPGIIAAVSTFLTQAGANIISLDQHSTAPEGGTFLQRAIFHLPGLTAAIDELQREFGSAVADKFDIDYRFTEAAKPKRVAIMASKEDHCLLDLLWRNRRGELEMSVAMVIANHPDLADHVRPFGVPFIHIPVTRDTRADAEQRQLQLLSGNVDLVILARYMQILSPTFLDAIGCPLINIHHSFLPAFTGASPYKRARERGVKLIGATAHYVTEALDEGPIIEQDVVRVDHNDTVHDLVRVGADVERAVLSRAVLWHCQDRVIVHHNQTIIF from the coding sequence ATGTCTCAGAATTTTCCACCGCCGCCTGGCGGTCCACCGCCGCCGGCCGATATCGGTCGGCTACTACTGCGTTGCCACGACCACCCTGGGATCATCGCCGCCGTCAGCACGTTCCTGACCCAGGCCGGCGCCAACATCATTTCCCTGGACCAGCACTCCACCGCCCCCGAGGGCGGAACATTCCTGCAGCGGGCGATCTTTCACCTACCCGGGCTCACCGCTGCCATCGACGAACTGCAGCGCGAGTTCGGCAGTGCCGTCGCCGACAAGTTCGACATCGACTACCGGTTCACTGAAGCGGCCAAACCCAAACGAGTCGCGATCATGGCTTCCAAGGAAGACCACTGCTTGTTAGATCTGCTGTGGCGCAACCGACGTGGCGAACTCGAGATGTCGGTTGCCATGGTGATCGCCAACCACCCTGATCTGGCCGACCATGTGCGCCCGTTCGGTGTGCCGTTCATCCACATCCCCGTGACTCGGGACACTCGCGCCGACGCCGAACAGCGTCAACTTCAGTTGTTAAGCGGCAACGTGGATCTGGTGATCCTGGCTCGCTACATGCAGATCCTCAGCCCCACGTTTCTCGACGCCATCGGTTGCCCGTTGATCAACATTCATCACTCGTTTCTTCCCGCCTTCACCGGCGCGTCTCCTTACAAACGCGCCCGGGAACGTGGCGTCAAGCTGATCGGCGCCACCGCACACTACGTGACCGAAGCTCTCGACGAGGGGCCGATCATCGAACAAGACGTCGTTCGGGTCGACCACAATGACACCGTGCACGACCTGGTGCGAGTCGGCGCCGACGTGGAGCGCGCCGTGCTGTCGCGTGCCGTGCTGTGGCACTGCCAGGACCGCGTCATCGTGCACCACAACCAGACCATCATCTTCTGA
- a CDS encoding saccharopine dehydrogenase family protein, whose protein sequence is MSSAQREFDIVLYGATGFSGMLTGQHLAQRDTNARIALAGRSPQRLRAVRDKLGPLASDWPLVVADASQPATLEEMATRAQVILTTVGPYTRYGLPLVAACAKAGTDYADLTGELMFCRNSIDLYHKQAADTGARIVLACGFDSIPSDLNVHHLYRRAAEDGTGELAETNLVLRSFSQRWASGGSVATYSEAMRTASSDPEAYRLVNDPYTLTTDRSAEPDLGPQPDFSMRRGRDLAPELAGFWTGAFVQGPFNTRIVRRSNALQDWAYGKQFRYSETMSLGRSFAAPIASAAVTGAIAGGIGLGNKYFSRLPQRALERVTPKPGTGPSQKSRERGHYRCETYTTTTTGARYLATFAHNVDAYASTAVLLGESGLALALDRDRLSELRGVLTPAAAMGDALLARLPQTRVVVSATRLH, encoded by the coding sequence ATGAGTTCAGCGCAACGCGAGTTCGACATCGTCTTATACGGCGCAACCGGCTTCTCCGGCATGCTGACCGGCCAACACCTTGCGCAACGTGACACGAACGCTCGGATCGCCCTGGCCGGCCGTTCGCCCCAACGGCTGCGGGCCGTGCGGGACAAGTTGGGCCCACTAGCCAGCGACTGGCCACTCGTCGTCGCCGACGCATCACAACCGGCGACGCTCGAGGAGATGGCCACCCGGGCACAGGTCATCCTCACCACCGTTGGCCCCTACACGCGCTATGGCCTGCCCCTGGTGGCGGCCTGCGCCAAGGCTGGCACCGACTACGCCGATCTGACCGGCGAATTGATGTTCTGCCGCAACAGCATCGACCTGTACCACAAACAGGCCGCTGACACCGGCGCCCGAATAGTGCTCGCGTGTGGATTCGATTCAATTCCATCGGATCTGAACGTCCACCACTTGTACCGCCGTGCCGCCGAAGACGGCACCGGAGAATTGGCCGAGACCAACCTGGTGCTCCGCTCGTTCTCCCAGCGTTGGGCCTCCGGCGGCTCGGTGGCAACCTATTCCGAAGCGATGCGCACCGCATCGAGCGATCCCGAGGCGTACCGGTTGGTCAACGACCCTTATACGCTGACCACCGACCGCAGTGCCGAACCCGATCTCGGTCCGCAGCCGGACTTTTCCATGCGGCGCGGACGCGACCTAGCTCCTGAGCTCGCGGGCTTCTGGACCGGCGCATTCGTACAGGGCCCATTCAACACTCGAATTGTCCGACGTAGCAATGCATTACAGGATTGGGCTTATGGCAAGCAATTCCGCTACTCGGAGACGATGAGTCTCGGTCGGTCGTTTGCGGCACCAATCGCCTCCGCTGCCGTCACGGGCGCTATCGCCGGCGGCATCGGTTTGGGCAACAAGTACTTCAGTCGCCTACCGCAACGTGCGTTAGAGCGGGTCACTCCGAAACCAGGCACCGGCCCGAGCCAAAAAAGCCGGGAACGCGGCCATTACCGCTGTGAGACGTACACCACCACGACCACCGGTGCCCGCTACCTGGCGACGTTCGCACACAACGTCGACGCGTATGCCTCGACGGCCGTGCTGCTCGGCGAAAGCGGTCTGGCCCTGGCGCTGGACCGCGATCGGCTCTCCGAGTTGCGCGGTGTGCTGACCCCCGCCGCCGCCATGGGGGATGCACTGCTGGCGCGGCTGCCCCAGACCCGCGTCGTTGTGAGCGCGACCCGACTGCACTGA
- a CDS encoding LLM class flavin-dependent oxidoreductase: protein MIARSSMMAGAVMGADSYWIGDHLNALVPRSVATPEFLGLGARLVPKVDANYEPWTMLGNLAAGNRINRLRLGVCVTDVGRRNPAVTAQAAATVHLLTRGRAILGIGVGEREGNEPYGVEWSKPVARFEEGLATIRALWDSNGALVTRESPYFPLRNALFDLPPYKGKWPEIWVAAHGPRMLRATGRYADAWVPIVIIRPTDYSRALEAVRAAASDAGRDPMSITPSAVRGVVTGWSRDDVDEALDSVIVKMNALGMPAEAWARHGVEHPMGADFTGVQDLIPQTMDRETVLSYTAKVPPGLIREVVASGTPDEVIDQVAEWRDHGLRYLLVINGSLVNPSLRKTVTAVLPHAKVLRGLKKL from the coding sequence ATGATCGCGCGGTCGAGCATGATGGCCGGCGCAGTGATGGGCGCCGACTCGTATTGGATCGGTGACCATCTCAACGCGCTGGTGCCACGGTCGGTGGCGACCCCCGAATTTCTCGGTCTTGGGGCGCGGCTGGTGCCCAAGGTTGATGCCAACTACGAGCCTTGGACGATGCTGGGAAACCTCGCCGCGGGCAACCGGATCAACCGCTTGCGGCTCGGTGTGTGCGTGACCGATGTCGGTCGTCGCAATCCAGCGGTTACCGCGCAAGCCGCGGCGACTGTGCATCTGCTGACCAGAGGCCGAGCCATTCTTGGTATCGGTGTTGGAGAACGTGAGGGCAACGAGCCCTACGGGGTGGAGTGGAGCAAGCCCGTTGCGCGGTTCGAAGAGGGCCTCGCGACGATTCGTGCCCTGTGGGATTCGAACGGGGCGCTGGTCACGCGTGAGTCGCCGTACTTTCCACTGCGCAATGCCCTGTTCGACCTGCCGCCCTACAAGGGAAAGTGGCCCGAAATCTGGGTCGCGGCGCACGGTCCGCGGATGCTGAGGGCTACCGGACGCTACGCGGACGCCTGGGTGCCCATCGTCATCATCCGGCCCACCGACTACAGCCGCGCGCTGGAAGCGGTGCGTGCCGCGGCATCCGATGCCGGTCGTGACCCGATGTCCATCACCCCTTCGGCAGTGCGCGGCGTGGTCACCGGGTGGAGTCGCGACGACGTGGATGAAGCGCTGGACTCGGTGATCGTCAAAATGAACGCGCTCGGAATGCCCGCGGAGGCCTGGGCGCGCCACGGTGTCGAGCACCCGATGGGAGCCGACTTCACCGGCGTGCAGGATCTGATCCCCCAGACGATGGACAGGGAAACGGTCCTCTCCTACACCGCGAAGGTTCCGCCCGGCCTGATCCGCGAAGTGGTGGCCAGCGGCACGCCGGACGAGGTCATCGATCAGGTCGCCGAGTGGCGTGACCACGGTCTGAGGTATCTGCTGGTGATCAATGGCAGCCTGGTCAACCCGAGCCTGCGCAAGACCGTCACTGCGGTGCTGCCGCACGCCAAGGTGTTGCGGGGGCTGAAGAAGCTGTGA
- a CDS encoding AMP-binding protein: MSESSLTDLLHKAATQYPNRAAYKFIDYDVNPDGFTETLTWWQMYRRAKIVAEELRGYGASGDRVAVLAPQGLEYIIAFLGVLEAGLIAVPLPVPQFGIHDERISAALQDSTPSVILTTSSVIDEVTKYAPHARAGQGGTPIVVAVDLLDLDSARELDLTPPAHSSTAYLQYTSGSTRSPAGVVLSHKNVITNCVQLMSDYLGETEKVPSTAVSWLPFYHDMGLMLGIILPMINQDTAVLLNPMAFLQRPARWMQLMGKFRGQISCAPNFGFELAVRRTSDEDMAGLDLGHVRGIGSGAERVNPATLQRFIDRFAPFNLRDTAIRPSYGLAEATVFVATAEPGRPPRSVNFDYQSLSVGRVERCANEADDGAKLVSYGSSWTSEVRIVDPEARTECPAGTVGEIWVQGDNVAMGYWRNPQLTERTFDAKLTDPSPGTSIGPWLRTGDLGVMFEGELFITGRIKDLLIVDGSNHYPDDIESTIQEITGGRVVAIAVPDADGEKLVTIVEFASWGHSGQEAIDKLRSVKREITSAISRAHRVRVTDVVLVATGSIPVTTSGKVRRSSCVERYRNDGFTRLDRSA, translated from the coding sequence ATGAGCGAGTCCTCGCTTACCGATCTGCTGCACAAGGCGGCCACCCAGTACCCCAATCGCGCGGCCTACAAGTTCATCGACTACGACGTGAACCCGGACGGGTTCACCGAAACGCTCACCTGGTGGCAAATGTATCGGCGCGCCAAGATCGTGGCCGAAGAGCTGCGCGGCTACGGGGCCAGCGGTGATCGGGTCGCGGTATTGGCTCCGCAAGGCCTTGAATACATCATCGCCTTTCTAGGCGTGCTAGAAGCCGGACTTATCGCTGTCCCCCTTCCAGTGCCCCAGTTCGGCATTCACGACGAACGAATCTCGGCAGCGCTGCAGGATTCCACGCCGAGCGTCATTCTTACGACTTCGTCGGTGATCGACGAGGTCACCAAATATGCGCCACACGCACGCGCCGGGCAGGGCGGCACACCCATTGTGGTGGCGGTCGACTTGCTGGACTTGGATTCCGCGCGGGAGCTCGATCTCACGCCGCCGGCCCATTCGAGCACCGCGTATCTGCAATACACGTCGGGGTCGACCCGTTCGCCCGCCGGTGTGGTCCTCTCCCACAAGAACGTCATCACCAACTGCGTCCAGTTGATGTCCGATTACCTTGGGGAGACGGAGAAAGTTCCCTCGACCGCGGTGTCGTGGCTGCCGTTCTATCACGACATGGGGCTGATGCTCGGCATCATTCTGCCGATGATCAATCAAGACACCGCGGTGTTGCTGAATCCGATGGCATTCCTGCAGCGGCCGGCTCGCTGGATGCAATTGATGGGCAAATTTCGTGGACAGATTTCCTGTGCGCCAAACTTCGGTTTTGAATTGGCGGTCCGCCGCACGTCGGACGAAGATATGGCCGGATTGGATCTCGGACACGTCCGGGGGATCGGTAGCGGTGCGGAGCGCGTGAATCCGGCGACGCTGCAGCGCTTCATCGACAGGTTCGCCCCCTTCAACCTGCGCGACACGGCGATCCGACCCTCCTACGGGCTCGCCGAGGCGACGGTGTTCGTGGCCACCGCGGAACCGGGACGCCCGCCCAGAAGCGTCAACTTCGACTACCAGAGCTTGTCGGTCGGTCGGGTCGAGCGGTGCGCGAATGAAGCCGACGACGGTGCCAAGCTGGTCAGCTACGGTTCGAGCTGGACATCTGAGGTGCGGATCGTCGACCCCGAGGCCAGGACGGAATGTCCGGCGGGGACGGTCGGCGAAATTTGGGTGCAGGGGGATAATGTTGCCATGGGCTATTGGCGTAACCCCCAGCTCACCGAGCGCACGTTCGATGCGAAGCTGACCGATCCCTCGCCGGGCACCTCGATCGGTCCGTGGCTTCGAACCGGAGACCTCGGGGTGATGTTCGAAGGCGAGTTGTTCATCACGGGCCGCATCAAGGATCTGCTGATCGTGGACGGATCCAATCACTATCCCGACGATATTGAGTCGACGATTCAGGAAATCACCGGTGGCCGGGTGGTGGCGATAGCGGTGCCCGATGCCGACGGTGAGAAGTTGGTCACCATCGTGGAGTTCGCCAGCTGGGGCCACTCGGGTCAGGAGGCCATCGACAAGCTGCGCTCGGTCAAGCGGGAGATCACCTCCGCGATATCGCGGGCACACCGAGTGCGGGTCACAGATGTCGTGTTGGTGGCGACCGGTTCGATTCCGGTCACGACCAGCGGCAAAGTTCGACGTTCATCCTGTGTGGAGCGTTACCGAAACGACGGATTCACCCGTTTGGACCGGTCCGCATGA
- the coaD gene encoding pantetheine-phosphate adenylyltransferase: MTGAVCPGSFDPVTLGHVDVFERAAAQFDEVVVAILVNPAKKGMFDLDERIAMIKESTAHLPNLRVEAGQGLVVDFVKAQGMNAIVKGLRTGTDFEYELQMAQMNKHIAGVDTFFVATAPRYSFVSSSLAKEVAMLGGDVSELLPEPVNRRLRERTK, from the coding sequence ATGACGGGCGCGGTATGTCCGGGTTCGTTCGACCCGGTGACGTTGGGGCACGTCGACGTCTTCGAACGCGCCGCCGCTCAGTTCGACGAGGTGGTGGTGGCGATTCTGGTCAATCCCGCCAAGAAGGGCATGTTCGACCTCGATGAGCGGATCGCGATGATCAAGGAGTCGACGGCTCACCTGCCCAACCTGCGGGTCGAGGCCGGGCAAGGCTTGGTGGTCGACTTCGTCAAGGCCCAGGGGATGAACGCCATCGTCAAGGGGTTGCGCACCGGCACCGACTTCGAGTACGAGCTGCAGATGGCGCAGATGAACAAACACATCGCCGGCGTCGACACATTCTTCGTCGCGACGGCGCCGCGGTATTCGTTTGTGTCGTCGTCGCTGGCCAAAGAGGTGGCGATGCTCGGCGGCGACGTCTCCGAACTGCTGCCGGAACCGGTGAACCGCCGACTGCGGGAGCGGACAAAATAG
- a CDS encoding glycosyltransferase, producing the protein MSIATNAPQPVRRQRVLFVAEATTLAHVVRPFVVALSLDPSRYEVHFACDPRFNKLLGPIPFPHHPIYTIPSERFLGNLVQGRFYTTRTLRQYVEEDSRVLAEVAPDLVVGDLRISLSASARLAGIPYVAIANAYWSPYSRRRFPLPEVFWSRLFGVRLVKRAYRLERPLFFALQCMPLNRVRRKHGLPSLGLNLCRIFTDGDQTLYADIPELQPTYNRPDNHQYLGPVLWSPSGETPDWWDSLPADRPIVYATLGTSGGRNLLQVVLNGLADLPVTVIAATADRSDLDNIPANAYVADYLPGEAAAARSDVVICNGGSLTTQQALVAGVPVLGIASNLDQHLNMQAIEAAGAGLLLRTERLKARSVSAAVRQLLDRPGYRQSAQELAEVFGRELARFPQHVESALRRVSEGAVAKSAAG; encoded by the coding sequence ATGAGCATCGCAACAAACGCACCGCAGCCCGTCAGGAGGCAGCGGGTCCTGTTTGTCGCCGAGGCAACGACGCTGGCCCACGTCGTGCGACCGTTCGTCGTCGCGCTGTCGCTGGACCCGAGCCGCTATGAGGTGCATTTCGCGTGTGACCCGCGGTTCAACAAGCTGCTGGGGCCGATCCCGTTTCCCCATCACCCGATCTACACCATCCCCAGCGAGCGATTTCTTGGCAACCTGGTGCAGGGCCGTTTCTATACGACCCGGACATTGCGCCAGTACGTCGAGGAGGACAGCAGGGTGCTGGCCGAGGTTGCGCCGGATCTGGTCGTCGGTGACCTTCGCATTTCGCTATCGGCGAGCGCCCGACTGGCCGGCATTCCCTACGTCGCCATCGCCAACGCCTACTGGAGTCCCTACTCGCGCCGTCGTTTTCCGCTGCCCGAGGTGTTCTGGAGCCGCCTGTTCGGTGTTCGGCTGGTCAAGCGCGCCTACCGGCTGGAGCGACCGTTGTTCTTCGCTCTGCAGTGCATGCCGCTGAATCGGGTCCGGCGCAAGCACGGATTGCCGAGCCTGGGTTTGAACCTGTGCCGCATTTTCACCGATGGCGACCAAACCCTGTACGCGGATATCCCCGAGCTGCAGCCGACCTACAACCGGCCGGACAACCACCAGTATCTCGGCCCGGTTCTCTGGTCGCCGTCGGGGGAGACGCCGGACTGGTGGGATTCGCTGCCGGCGGACCGGCCGATCGTCTACGCGACCCTGGGTACCTCCGGGGGGCGGAATCTGTTGCAGGTGGTGTTGAACGGCCTGGCCGATCTGCCGGTGACGGTCATCGCTGCCACCGCCGACCGTAGCGACCTGGACAATATCCCGGCCAATGCCTATGTGGCGGACTATCTGCCGGGCGAGGCGGCCGCGGCTCGCTCCGACGTGGTGATTTGCAACGGGGGCAGCCTCACGACGCAGCAGGCCCTGGTGGCTGGGGTGCCGGTGCTGGGGATCGCTAGCAACCTGGACCAGCACCTCAACATGCAGGCCATCGAGGCAGCCGGAGCGGGCTTGCTGCTGCGCACCGAGCGGCTCAAGGCTCGCTCGGTGTCGGCGGCCGTGCGCCAGCTGCTCGACCGACCTGGATACCGGCAATCCGCTCAGGAGCTCGCCGAGGTGTTCGGGCGCGAATTGGCTCGCTTTCCTCAGCATGTGGAGAGCGCTTTGCGGCGCGTATCCGAGGGCGCGGTCGCGAAATCGGCGGCCGGCTAG
- the rsmD gene encoding 16S rRNA (guanine(966)-N(2))-methyltransferase RsmD: MTRIIGGVAGGRRLVVPQRGTRPTTDRVRESLFNILAARRAMTGLAVLDLYAGSGALGLEALSRGAAAALFVESDQRTAAVLARNIEALGLAGATLRRGAVAAVLAGGTASPFDLILADPPYDVSCAEIEAVLAALDSHGWVHQATVAVVERPATGAALTWPAGWSVWPERVYGDTRLELADRS; encoded by the coding sequence CTGACCCGGATCATCGGTGGCGTCGCCGGCGGCCGTCGCCTCGTTGTCCCGCAGCGTGGTACCAGACCCACCACCGATCGGGTGCGCGAGTCGCTATTCAACATTCTTGCGGCGCGACGCGCGATGACCGGCCTGGCCGTGCTGGACCTGTATGCCGGTTCGGGAGCACTGGGACTGGAGGCACTCTCGCGCGGCGCGGCCGCCGCGCTGTTCGTGGAGTCCGATCAGCGCACCGCGGCCGTTCTGGCCCGCAACATCGAGGCGCTGGGGCTCGCCGGCGCGACACTGCGCCGGGGTGCGGTCGCTGCGGTCCTGGCGGGTGGCACCGCGTCGCCGTTCGACCTGATCCTGGCCGACCCGCCCTACGATGTCTCGTGCGCCGAGATCGAAGCCGTCTTGGCGGCTTTGGACTCCCACGGGTGGGTGCACCAGGCAACGGTGGCCGTCGTGGAGCGGCCGGCCACCGGTGCGGCGTTGACCTGGCCGGCCGGCTGGTCGGTGTGGCCCGAGCGGGTTTACGGCGACACCCGTTTGGAGCTGGCCGACCGGTCGTAG
- a CDS encoding class I SAM-dependent methyltransferase, producing the protein MGATETSKALVWRLTEESWNYGQFHFGKDRRMNRVRAVQRALAGRAAPVYLEIGVSHGFAFRRIAADEKTAIDPEFKLSARTRKLASAKARVTHYFETTSDAFFSNDAGYLEHNGVDVALVDGLHTYKQVVRDVENILRYLKDDGVIVLHDCNPTHPSIAYPAASYEDFRAENRWWQMLWSGDVWKAIVHLRSTRADLQVAVLNCDFGVGIVRKGSAESQLSYTADQIEALDYADLVADRERLLNLKPPTYFDDFLASDGISPKI; encoded by the coding sequence ATGGGAGCAACCGAAACTTCAAAGGCGCTGGTGTGGCGCCTCACCGAAGAGTCATGGAACTACGGTCAGTTCCACTTCGGGAAGGATCGTCGGATGAACCGGGTCAGGGCCGTGCAACGGGCGCTCGCCGGTAGGGCGGCGCCTGTTTACCTCGAGATCGGTGTCTCCCATGGGTTTGCGTTCCGGCGAATAGCTGCCGACGAGAAGACGGCAATCGACCCCGAGTTCAAGCTGTCGGCGCGGACCCGCAAGCTGGCCTCGGCCAAGGCGCGTGTCACCCATTACTTCGAGACGACCAGTGACGCCTTTTTCTCCAATGATGCCGGCTATCTCGAGCACAACGGTGTCGATGTGGCCTTGGTCGACGGGCTGCACACCTACAAGCAGGTAGTGCGTGATGTCGAGAACATCCTGCGCTACCTCAAGGACGACGGGGTCATCGTCCTGCACGACTGCAACCCCACGCATCCTTCGATCGCCTATCCGGCGGCGTCCTATGAAGACTTTCGTGCCGAGAACCGCTGGTGGCAGATGTTGTGGAGCGGCGACGTCTGGAAGGCGATCGTTCATCTGCGCAGCACTCGGGCGGATCTGCAGGTCGCGGTGCTCAACTGCGATTTCGGCGTCGGGATCGTGCGTAAGGGCTCGGCGGAATCGCAGTTGTCCTACACGGCGGACCAGATCGAGGCCCTCGATTACGCGGATCTGGTCGCCGACCGCGAGCGCCTACTCAACCTGAAGCCGCCCACGTATTTCGACGACTTTCTCGCATCCGACGGAATCAGCCCGAAGATCTGA